In Elusimicrobium sp. An273, a genomic segment contains:
- the miaB gene encoding tRNA (N6-isopentenyl adenosine(37)-C2)-methylthiotransferase MiaB, producing the protein MNKVFIQTYGCQMNVADSDEMFAHLAARGAVLTDKLDEADTVLINTCTVRDHAEHRAVSFLGRLAAWKKEKPGRVIIFAGCAAQRLGSALQKKYPFLDILSGAKNIEHFSDTLDKSGLFGTPSAAGALPAPGLTGYVTIMRGCNFACTYCIVPSVRGPIKCLPVQDILQEVARKTAAGAKEIMLLGQTVNAYEDGAVSFADLLNRVSEVPGVERVRFTSPHPIYFTPAFLNAVKANPKIARHVHLPVQSGSTKVLQEMKRGYTRELFLEKIRALKACGFNISTDIIVGFPTETEDDFHQTLTLVDEVQFFIAYCYKYSPRQGTPAAQMKLLPENVLEERLDILLNKVRGLSDAAYQKQVGSVQEVLMETEDKGRSSENFWVKTKQKHPVGSLVRTTIERADGTLLFARD; encoded by the coding sequence ATGAATAAAGTATTTATCCAAACGTATGGCTGCCAAATGAACGTGGCCGACTCGGACGAAATGTTTGCGCATTTAGCGGCGCGCGGCGCCGTGCTGACCGATAAACTGGACGAGGCCGACACCGTGCTGATTAACACCTGCACCGTGCGCGACCATGCCGAACACCGCGCCGTGTCTTTCTTGGGGCGGCTGGCAGCGTGGAAAAAAGAAAAACCGGGCCGCGTGATTATTTTTGCCGGCTGCGCCGCCCAGCGCTTGGGAAGCGCACTGCAAAAGAAATATCCGTTTTTGGATATTCTCTCCGGCGCCAAGAACATTGAGCATTTTTCCGATACGCTGGATAAAAGCGGCCTCTTTGGCACGCCGTCGGCGGCCGGGGCGCTTCCGGCTCCGGGGCTGACCGGGTACGTCACCATTATGCGCGGGTGCAATTTTGCCTGCACCTATTGCATTGTGCCCAGCGTGCGCGGGCCAATTAAATGTTTGCCCGTGCAGGATATCTTGCAGGAAGTTGCCCGCAAAACGGCGGCCGGCGCCAAAGAAATTATGCTCTTGGGCCAAACGGTAAACGCCTATGAGGACGGAGCGGTTTCGTTTGCGGATTTGTTAAACCGCGTCAGCGAAGTGCCCGGCGTAGAACGCGTGCGCTTTACGAGCCCGCACCCCATTTATTTTACGCCCGCTTTTTTAAACGCCGTCAAAGCCAATCCCAAAATCGCCCGACACGTGCATTTGCCGGTGCAAAGCGGATCCACCAAAGTGCTTCAGGAAATGAAACGCGGCTACACGCGGGAATTATTTTTGGAAAAAATCCGCGCCCTAAAAGCCTGCGGGTTTAACATTTCTACGGATATTATCGTCGGGTTTCCCACCGAAACGGAAGACGATTTTCACCAAACGCTTACCTTGGTAGACGAGGTGCAGTTTTTTATCGCCTATTGCTATAAATACTCCCCCCGCCAAGGCACGCCGGCCGCCCAAATGAAACTTCTTCCCGAAAATGTACTGGAAGAAAGACTTGATATTTTGTTAAATAAAGTAAGAGGCCTTTCGGACGCGGCCTACCAAAAGCAAGTAGGCTCCGTGCAGGAAGTGCTTATGGAAACGGAAGACAAAGGCCGTTCTTCCGAAAATTTTTGGGTAAAGACAAAACAAAAACACCCGGTAGGGTCGCTGGTTCGCACCACAATTGAGCGGGCCGACGGGACTTTATTATTTGCGAGGGACTAA
- a CDS encoding D-sedoheptulose 7-phosphate isomerase, whose amino-acid sequence MFVKQQADELIQAVTYVKENLADKVEELAAKVVEAFKRGNKVILMGNGGSAADAQHIAAEFVGRFKKERPSLPALALNTNSSTLTAIGNDYSYDVVFSRQIDGFAKEGDVVIGISTSGNSKNVYLALGMAKRKGCFTAAFLGKDGGTIKDICDLPLIVNVKDTPHIQACHIFMAHCMCDLVDQAY is encoded by the coding sequence ATGTTTGTCAAACAACAAGCCGACGAGCTGATTCAAGCCGTTACCTATGTGAAGGAAAACCTGGCAGATAAAGTGGAAGAACTGGCTGCCAAAGTGGTGGAAGCCTTTAAAAGAGGCAACAAAGTGATTTTGATGGGAAACGGCGGCAGTGCGGCGGACGCGCAGCACATTGCGGCCGAATTTGTGGGCCGTTTTAAAAAAGAGCGTCCCTCTTTGCCGGCTTTGGCGCTAAATACCAACTCCTCCACGCTTACCGCCATCGGAAACGATTATTCGTACGATGTGGTTTTTTCCCGCCAGATTGACGGCTTTGCCAAAGAAGGGGACGTTGTCATCGGCATTTCCACCTCCGGCAACAGCAAAAACGTGTATTTGGCCTTGGGAATGGCAAAACGCAAAGGCTGTTTTACCGCCGCTTTTTTGGGCAAAGACGGCGGCACCATTAAAGATATCTGCGATTTGCCGCTTATTGTAAACGTCAAAGATACGCCCCATATTCAGGCCTGCCATATTTTTATGGCGCATTGTATGTGCGACTTGGTAGACCAGGCCTACTGA
- the miaA gene encoding tRNA (adenosine(37)-N6)-dimethylallyltransferase MiaA has product MKPIVLCGPTASGKTELALELARQTGGMIVSADSRQVYTRLTAGTAKPQGQWHNGYYQVEGVPYGLVDFLPVTETFNAGAFRKRAAEIAAQHPDRQLIFAGGTGMYLHAYFVGMDELPSSTPKTREYLSALLKEKGKQGLHAELEKKDPASAAQIPAGNVQRTMRALELFLLTGRPASELKSGHFFKLPDPKTSFWVYLDWDKEILNERIARRTESIFDPMCQETRQLLQEGFAADIPALKSLGYPQAVQYLSGKLSRQEATKQIALLTRQYAKRQRTWFNRYTNALRLPLHTPADFQPRSLARQILVQLAASQQAG; this is encoded by the coding sequence ATGAAACCCATTGTACTCTGCGGCCCGACCGCCTCCGGCAAAACAGAACTGGCGCTGGAACTCGCCCGCCAAACGGGGGGGATGATTGTGTCGGCTGATTCCCGCCAAGTATACACCCGCTTAACCGCCGGCACCGCCAAACCGCAGGGCCAGTGGCACAATGGATATTACCAAGTGGAAGGCGTTCCCTACGGCCTGGTGGATTTTTTGCCCGTTACGGAAACGTTTAACGCGGGCGCTTTTCGCAAACGTGCGGCCGAAATAGCCGCCCAACACCCGGACAGACAACTTATTTTTGCCGGCGGAACGGGAATGTATTTACACGCTTATTTTGTGGGAATGGACGAACTGCCCTCCTCTACGCCTAAAACGCGGGAATATCTGTCGGCCCTTTTAAAAGAGAAAGGCAAGCAGGGCCTGCATGCGGAACTGGAAAAGAAAGACCCCGCTTCCGCCGCCCAAATTCCGGCGGGAAACGTTCAGCGCACGATGCGCGCCTTGGAACTTTTCTTGCTGACGGGACGGCCGGCCAGCGAACTCAAAAGCGGCCACTTTTTTAAATTGCCCGATCCAAAAACTTCGTTTTGGGTATATTTGGATTGGGATAAAGAAATTTTAAACGAGCGGATTGCCCGCCGCACCGAATCTATTTTTGACCCGATGTGCCAAGAAACCCGCCAACTGCTCCAAGAAGGCTTTGCCGCGGATATACCCGCCTTAAAAAGCTTGGGCTATCCGCAGGCGGTGCAATATCTGTCCGGCAAGCTTTCCCGGCAGGAAGCGACTAAACAGATTGCTCTTCTCACCCGCCAATACGCCAAACGCCAGCGCACCTGGTTTAATCGCTACACCAACGCCCTTCGCCTGCCGCTCCACACGCCGGCCGATTTTCAGCCCCGGTCGTTGGCCCGGCAAATTTTAGTGCAGCTCGCCGCTTCGCAGCAGGCAGGATAG
- a CDS encoding SH3 domain-containing protein has translation MKRFLALTLLLVSVASAAWAQTALEQAENFYRQGKFSAALGIYESELKKVPNDPYLYYNIGNCYFKMGSRGLAIANYYRAFRLAPRDADIRHNLTLSLSSVGERLVPSGVPVVLHQAFYSLSYSELKGLLFALLWLFCALASLWLLKRKWGRMLAASAVILLLCAGWFYLRHTLQVEHLAVIAAPVAEIRSGPGTNFPASASLAQGHLITVEDAKDEWYEVIVKSQGLKGWVEKSAVEQI, from the coding sequence ATGAAGCGTTTCTTGGCCTTGACCTTGTTGCTGGTAAGCGTTGCATCCGCCGCGTGGGCGCAAACCGCCTTAGAACAGGCCGAAAATTTTTACCGCCAGGGCAAATTCTCCGCCGCCTTAGGCATTTATGAAAGCGAACTAAAAAAAGTGCCCAACGACCCCTATCTTTACTACAATATAGGTAACTGCTATTTTAAGATGGGCAGCCGCGGCTTGGCCATTGCCAATTATTACCGGGCCTTCCGCTTGGCGCCGCGCGACGCAGACATCCGCCACAACCTGACGCTGAGTTTGAGTTCGGTGGGAGAGCGGCTGGTGCCTTCCGGCGTGCCGGTTGTTTTGCACCAAGCGTTTTACAGCCTGTCTTACAGCGAGCTGAAAGGGTTGCTGTTTGCACTGCTTTGGCTCTTTTGTGCGTTGGCCAGCCTGTGGCTGTTAAAACGCAAATGGGGGCGGATGCTGGCGGCAAGCGCCGTTATTTTGCTTTTGTGCGCCGGGTGGTTTTATTTACGCCACACTCTGCAGGTGGAACACTTGGCGGTGATTGCGGCGCCGGTGGCCGAAATCCGCAGCGGGCCGGGCACCAATTTTCCGGCCAGCGCCTCTTTGGCCCAAGGCCACCTGATTACCGTGGAAGACGCCAAAGACGAATGGTACGAAGTCATCGTCAAATCCCAGGGGCTGAAAGGCTGGGTGGAAAAAAGCGCCGTAGAACAGATTTAA
- the hflX gene encoding GTPase HflX — protein MERVILVSVCLKSETFNEESLEELRRLAHTAGAEVAETFRVRVQAFGAAALIGRGKAEEIAQAVRLNEAQTVIFDDEISPAQQNNLEEIIPAKVIDRTRLILDIFAQRARTQEGKLQVELAQLKYLLPRLGGKGTALMQQKGGIGLRGPGETKLEYDKRRLRLRISKLEKEIEQVKQERSLRRQRRGQIPLPQIAIVGYTNAGKSTLLNALTNQTAVYADDKLFATLDPTTRRVRMPAGGEMLFTDTVGFIQKLPHSLVSSFRATLEETTFADVILHVQDASSPHRAEQAATVRKILTDLGAQKTPLIEVFNKADLLSPARQALLQAQVPQALFVSAARGTHLRQLLEQVEEAAAYRWKLHRLVLPPQSFALLGKIYEKALVTGRKEKPSGAVELTLMATDGNFASLQKLLKTK, from the coding sequence ATGGAACGCGTCATTTTAGTAAGCGTTTGTCTAAAAAGCGAAACGTTTAACGAAGAATCGCTGGAAGAGCTGCGCCGCCTGGCCCACACGGCGGGCGCGGAAGTGGCGGAGACTTTTCGCGTGCGGGTGCAGGCATTCGGTGCCGCGGCGCTGATCGGCCGCGGAAAAGCCGAAGAAATCGCCCAAGCCGTACGGCTTAACGAAGCGCAGACGGTCATTTTTGACGATGAAATCTCCCCCGCCCAACAAAACAATTTAGAAGAAATCATCCCCGCCAAGGTAATAGACCGCACCCGCCTGATTTTAGACATTTTCGCCCAGCGCGCCCGCACCCAGGAAGGCAAACTGCAGGTGGAACTGGCCCAATTAAAATACCTCCTGCCGCGCTTGGGCGGCAAAGGAACGGCCCTGATGCAGCAAAAAGGCGGAATCGGCCTGCGCGGGCCGGGCGAAACCAAATTGGAATATGACAAACGCCGCCTGCGCTTGCGCATCAGCAAATTGGAAAAAGAAATAGAGCAAGTGAAACAAGAACGCTCCCTGCGCCGCCAGCGGCGCGGGCAAATTCCGTTGCCGCAAATTGCCATTGTAGGCTACACCAATGCCGGCAAAAGTACGCTCTTAAACGCACTGACCAACCAAACCGCCGTCTACGCAGACGACAAACTTTTTGCCACGTTAGATCCAACCACCCGCCGCGTCCGTATGCCGGCCGGCGGAGAAATGCTGTTTACGGACACGGTGGGATTTATTCAAAAACTGCCGCACAGCCTGGTCAGCTCCTTTCGCGCCACGCTGGAAGAAACTACTTTTGCAGACGTTATCTTGCACGTGCAGGACGCCTCCTCCCCCCACCGCGCCGAACAAGCGGCCACCGTGCGCAAAATTCTGACGGATTTGGGCGCCCAGAAAACCCCGCTTATTGAAGTGTTTAACAAAGCCGATTTACTCTCCCCCGCCCGCCAGGCGCTCCTACAGGCACAAGTTCCGCAGGCGCTTTTTGTCAGCGCCGCCCGCGGCACCCACCTGCGGCAATTGCTTGAGCAAGTGGAAGAAGCCGCCGCCTACCGCTGGAAACTGCACCGCCTGGTGCTGCCGCCGCAATCGTTTGCCCTGCTTGGGAAAATATACGAAAAAGCTTTGGTGACCGGACGCAAAGAAAAACCGTCCGGCGCCGTGGAACTTACCTTAATGGCGACGGACGGCAATTTTGCCAGCCTGCAAAAATTATTAAAAACGAAGTGA
- a CDS encoding BatD family protein, whose amino-acid sequence MKKVCLSVLFFFFAVYAAAQVSITARVDKTALTLDDELTLSVEVKGAAGNMLMPQLPSLPAFNVYSREVEQNTVNGKTTTFFRYVMLPRFVGKATIGAIRFTYNGKTYTTDPITVNIYRNAQGVQRTQPASSTARVASSGNYDSAAVKRPVEKADPNLPPLERNLANQAYARGNENYFLIAAVSDETPYVNEAVTLAVRFYYNRPFYDAPYQKPTVSNIFMEDAGSSQGTQSIGGVLYRYEEQRYQLTAPTAGKATIGPASVRYMTGSSPLSALDRLFGGSAVSAEETAQSAPITLQVRAVPAAGKPKSFYGAVGSGYTISAQADRTQVEAGEAVNLTITVQGPGNLKSTEDLELPSLDGFKTYPAQSVSDTSSAGGSVKSYKIFKAVLVPSASGVYTIPSVKWSYFNPATASYKTIHTEPITLQVSTSTKTDRGFDFGAAAPTGSGFQALGQDIAYLKTSYAPEDSFLEKISVWKTLNWIMLGLLAASVLFASIGRKSLAQKRAYGVAKSQLKKALSDEAVADAVADYLQQKLKISTGSLPLRSIVKSLQQRGITPATAEAFSLLWQRLETARFAPGTPDAQSAQDLARQALDILKLMEEEAQ is encoded by the coding sequence ATGAAAAAAGTTTGTTTATCTGTTTTATTTTTCTTTTTTGCCGTATATGCCGCGGCCCAAGTGTCCATTACGGCCCGGGTGGATAAAACCGCGCTTACTTTGGACGACGAGCTAACCCTTTCGGTAGAAGTCAAAGGCGCGGCGGGCAATATGCTTATGCCGCAGTTGCCCAGCCTGCCCGCGTTTAACGTGTATTCGCGCGAAGTGGAACAAAACACCGTCAACGGCAAAACAACCACTTTCTTCCGCTACGTCATGCTGCCGCGCTTTGTGGGCAAAGCCACCATTGGCGCCATTCGCTTTACTTATAACGGAAAGACCTACACGACCGACCCCATTACGGTAAACATCTACCGCAATGCGCAGGGCGTGCAAAGAACCCAGCCGGCCTCGTCCACCGCCCGCGTGGCATCTTCCGGCAATTATGATTCCGCCGCCGTCAAACGCCCGGTGGAAAAAGCCGACCCCAATTTGCCCCCGCTGGAGCGCAACCTGGCCAATCAGGCCTATGCCCGCGGGAATGAAAACTATTTTTTAATTGCTGCCGTCAGCGACGAAACCCCCTATGTAAATGAAGCGGTTACGCTGGCCGTACGTTTTTATTACAACCGCCCGTTTTACGACGCGCCCTACCAAAAGCCGACCGTTTCCAACATTTTTATGGAAGACGCCGGATCCTCGCAGGGGACGCAAAGCATCGGCGGCGTTTTGTACCGCTACGAAGAACAGCGCTACCAGCTGACGGCCCCCACCGCAGGCAAAGCCACCATTGGGCCGGCGTCCGTACGCTATATGACGGGCTCCTCCCCGCTCTCCGCTTTAGACCGCCTGTTTGGCGGCTCGGCGGTCAGCGCCGAAGAAACCGCCCAGTCCGCCCCGATTACGCTTCAAGTGCGGGCCGTGCCGGCGGCGGGAAAGCCCAAATCGTTTTACGGGGCGGTGGGTTCCGGCTACACGATCTCCGCCCAGGCAGACCGCACCCAAGTGGAAGCGGGCGAAGCCGTCAATTTAACCATCACCGTCCAGGGGCCGGGCAATCTCAAATCCACGGAGGATTTGGAACTCCCCTCCTTAGACGGCTTTAAAACCTATCCCGCCCAATCCGTTTCCGACACTTCTTCCGCCGGCGGCAGTGTAAAAAGCTACAAAATTTTTAAAGCGGTTTTGGTGCCGTCTGCCTCCGGGGTATATACCATTCCTTCGGTAAAATGGTCTTATTTCAACCCGGCTACCGCCTCTTATAAAACGATTCATACCGAACCGATTACTCTTCAGGTTTCCACCTCCACCAAGACAGACCGCGGCTTTGACTTTGGCGCCGCCGCCCCTACCGGAAGCGGCTTTCAGGCGCTGGGGCAAGATATTGCGTACTTGAAAACTTCTTACGCGCCGGAAGATTCTTTCCTGGAAAAAATCAGCGTTTGGAAAACCCTCAACTGGATTATGCTGGGCCTGCTGGCGGCCAGCGTGCTGTTTGCCTCTATCGGGCGCAAGTCGCTTGCGCAAAAGCGGGCCTACGGCGTGGCCAAAAGCCAGCTTAAAAAAGCCCTTTCGGACGAAGCCGTAGCAGACGCCGTGGCAGACTATTTACAGCAAAAACTTAAAATCAGTACCGGCAGCCTGCCGCTTCGCTCTATTGTCAAATCCCTGCAGCAGCGCGGCATTACGCCGGCTACGGCGGAAGCGTTTTCTTTATTGTGGCAGCGGCTGGAAACGGCCCGTTTCGCTCCCGGCACGCCCGACGCCCAAAGCGCGCAGGATTTGGCCCGCCAGGCGCTGGATATTTTGAAACTGATGGAGGAGGAAGCCCAATGA
- the rpiB gene encoding ribose 5-phosphate isomerase B has protein sequence MKIAIGCDHAGFPLKETVKETVTRLGHEVIDCGTFSTERADYPDYADKVAKLVASGQADRGILLCGSGVGVCVTANKTKGVRACVCHDAYSAKQAVEHDALNVLCLGARIIGPALAEELTQRFLSASFLTGSRHEGRLNKVKAIENANFK, from the coding sequence ATGAAAATAGCGATTGGTTGCGATCACGCGGGATTCCCGCTAAAAGAAACCGTGAAAGAGACGGTAACCCGCCTTGGACACGAAGTGATAGACTGCGGTACTTTCAGTACCGAACGCGCCGACTACCCCGACTATGCCGACAAGGTTGCCAAGCTGGTGGCCTCCGGCCAGGCCGACCGCGGCATCTTGCTGTGCGGCAGCGGCGTAGGCGTGTGCGTAACCGCCAACAAAACAAAAGGCGTGCGGGCCTGCGTCTGCCACGACGCGTACAGCGCCAAACAGGCGGTGGAGCACGATGCGTTAAACGTGCTGTGCCTGGGCGCGCGCATTATCGGGCCGGCGTTGGCCGAAGAACTGACCCAACGTTTTTTAAGCGCCTCCTTTCTGACGGGTTCCCGCCACGAAGGCAGGCTAAATAAAGTAAAAGCGATTGAAAACGCAAATTTTAAATAA
- a CDS encoding glucose-6-phosphate isomerase, producing MNTQANPMAEGIIREGEIKLEGLDFNTKFWAKDPTLWKHDKEHMEFIVKFLGWQKVYDWTLERIDEVLAFANDVKQNFKHCVIMGMGGSSLAPEVFRTVFGKQDGWPELIVLDTTNPDWIGAARARINPAQTLFIFASKSGGTVEPSSQFAYFLDEVKKAGVKEPGQNFAAITDPGTGLVALAKKHNFRKVFLNPADIGGRFSALSMFGIVPAAIMGVDVKRLLTVAKEEAATFGPDAPVKDNAAVKLGAFMGACNVNHNQDKLTLLTPKDFATFGLWAEQLVAESTGKEGKGIVPVAGETLTPNFDYREDRLFVHLSTGSEDDKRVSAIAKDLAERGYPILTIFMKDIYQLGAMFLLWEIATAAAGAILGIDPFDQPNVQEAKTLTKNILAKLEAGDIPAEVSAPILVSADIADEVKLDTLSQDLYSLLESNDYVAILPYVYPSEDVEKALLALRDKIMARTKRAVLFGFGPRYLHSTGQLHKGGGNNGVFLILSADPAKDIKIPGQHYTFGQLCNAQALGDFQALQAKGRRVIKLHLTQPLLESIKKISSLF from the coding sequence ATGAACACACAAGCAAACCCCATGGCCGAAGGAATTATCAGAGAAGGTGAAATCAAGCTGGAAGGGCTGGATTTCAACACCAAATTCTGGGCCAAGGATCCCACTCTTTGGAAACACGACAAAGAGCATATGGAATTTATCGTTAAATTCTTAGGCTGGCAGAAAGTCTACGACTGGACGCTGGAACGGATAGACGAAGTGTTGGCTTTTGCAAATGACGTAAAACAAAATTTCAAACACTGCGTGATTATGGGTATGGGCGGCTCGTCCCTGGCGCCGGAAGTGTTCCGCACGGTTTTCGGCAAGCAGGACGGCTGGCCGGAACTCATCGTTCTGGATACCACCAACCCGGACTGGATCGGCGCGGCCCGCGCCCGCATCAACCCGGCGCAGACGCTGTTCATCTTCGCCAGCAAATCCGGCGGCACGGTGGAACCCTCCTCTCAATTTGCCTACTTCTTGGATGAAGTGAAAAAAGCCGGCGTCAAAGAACCCGGCCAAAACTTCGCCGCCATTACCGACCCGGGCACCGGGCTTGTGGCTTTGGCCAAAAAGCATAATTTCCGCAAAGTATTTTTGAACCCGGCCGACATCGGCGGTCGTTTTTCCGCGCTGTCTATGTTTGGCATTGTGCCGGCCGCCATTATGGGCGTAGACGTCAAACGCCTGCTTACCGTGGCCAAAGAAGAAGCCGCCACGTTCGGCCCCGACGCCCCGGTAAAAGACAACGCCGCCGTGAAATTGGGCGCATTTATGGGCGCGTGCAACGTCAATCACAACCAAGACAAACTGACGCTGCTGACCCCGAAAGATTTTGCCACCTTCGGCTTGTGGGCCGAACAGCTGGTGGCCGAATCTACCGGCAAAGAAGGCAAAGGCATCGTGCCAGTGGCGGGCGAAACCCTGACGCCCAACTTTGACTACCGGGAAGACCGCCTGTTTGTGCACCTTTCCACCGGCAGTGAAGACGACAAGCGCGTCAGCGCCATTGCCAAAGATTTAGCCGAACGCGGATATCCGATTTTGACCATTTTTATGAAGGATATCTACCAGCTGGGCGCGATGTTCCTCTTGTGGGAAATTGCCACCGCTGCGGCGGGCGCCATTTTGGGCATTGACCCGTTTGACCAGCCCAACGTGCAGGAAGCCAAGACCTTAACCAAAAACATCTTGGCCAAGCTGGAAGCGGGCGACATCCCGGCCGAAGTATCCGCGCCGATTTTGGTTTCCGCCGACATCGCCGACGAAGTGAAGTTGGACACGCTCTCCCAAGATCTTTACTCGCTCTTGGAAAGCAACGACTATGTGGCCATTTTGCCTTATGTCTACCCGTCCGAAGACGTGGAAAAAGCCCTGTTGGCCCTGCGCGATAAAATTATGGCCCGCACCAAACGCGCCGTACTGTTTGGCTTCGGCCCGCGCTACCTGCACTCCACCGGCCAACTGCACAAAGGCGGCGGCAACAACGGCGTGTTTTTAATCCTCTCCGCCGATCCGGCCAAGGACATCAAAATCCCCGGCCAGCACTACACCTTCGGCCAGCTCTGCAATGCGCAGGCGTTGGGCGATTTTCAGGCGCTGCAAGCCAAAGGCAGACGGGTCATTAAGCTGCACTTAACCCAGCCGCTTTTGGAAAGCATCAAAAAAATCAGCAGCTTGTTCTAA
- a CDS encoding PilZ domain-containing protein, with protein sequence MTKNFSEKRRHPRMPVISNLIEPVNLHYKTEDGKETSLVAILADLSASGMRMISFLGAPLADRFSISLQLPGTGKMEVEAKLAWVKQRENVYTIGIEFIKMADKDAKVISEMADDFNDCDTRILLKLPEVCVAGCKCHKICNKIQKDESLFEGK encoded by the coding sequence ATGACAAAAAATTTCTCCGAAAAACGCAGACATCCGCGCATGCCGGTAATCAGCAATCTGATTGAACCGGTCAACCTGCATTATAAAACCGAAGACGGAAAAGAAACTTCTTTAGTCGCCATCTTGGCGGACTTGTCCGCTTCCGGTATGCGTATGATCAGCTTTTTAGGCGCGCCGCTGGCCGATCGCTTTTCCATCAGCCTGCAGCTGCCCGGCACCGGCAAAATGGAAGTGGAAGCCAAGCTGGCGTGGGTCAAACAACGCGAAAATGTGTACACCATCGGCATTGAGTTTATCAAAATGGCGGACAAGGACGCCAAAGTCATCAGCGAAATGGCCGACGACTTTAACGACTGCGACACCCGCATTTTGCTGAAACTGCCCGAAGTGTGCGTAGCCGGCTGCAAGTGCCACAAAATCTGCAACAAAATTCAAAAAGACGAAAGCCTTTTTGAAGGCAAATAA